A single Phoenix dactylifera cultivar Barhee BC4 chromosome 1, palm_55x_up_171113_PBpolish2nd_filt_p, whole genome shotgun sequence DNA region contains:
- the LOC103698889 gene encoding glycerol kinase — MAGEEVFIGSIDQGTTSTRFIIYDREAKPIASHQVEFTQYYPEAGWVEHDPAEILESVRVCMEKAVEKAAAGGRKVEGRLKAIGLTNQRETTVMWSKSTGLPLYNAIVWMDARTSSICKRLEKELSGGRNHFVETCGLPISTYFSALKILWLMENVDAVREAVRSGDALFGTIDTWTIWNLTGGCGRGLHATDCSNAARTMLMDLKTLDWDRPTLETLRIPIEILPKIVSNSEIVGAIADGWPLSGVPIAGCLGDQHAAMLGQLCRKGQAKSTYGTGAFILLNTGEEVVGSSHGLLSTIAYKLGPNAPTNYALEGSIAIAGAAVQWLRDGLGIIRTAGEIEKMAESVENSGGVYFVPAFNGLFAPWWKEDARGVCVGITRFTNKGHLARAVLESMCFQVNDVLNSMHKDAGEGGEARSKEGEFLLRVDGGATINNLLMQIQADLLGSPVVRPADIETTALGAAYAAGLAVGVWTEEQIFAAEHKEKTTIFRPKLDEEQRKRRNESWYKAVTRTFDLAELAI; from the exons ATGGCAGGAGAGGAGGTGTTCATTGGATCAATTGATCAGGGGACAACCAGCACCAGGTTTATAATCTACGATCGAGAGGCCAAGCCAATTGCCTCTCACCAGGTCGAGTTCACCCAGTACTATCCAGAGGCCGG ATGGGTGGAGCACGACCCGGCGGAGATCCTTGAAAGCGTCAGAGTTTGCATGGAGAAGGCCGTCGAGAAGGCTGCCGCCGGCGGCCGCAAGGTGGAGGGCCGATTGAAGGCGATCGGGCTTACCAACCAGAGGGAGACCACTGTCATGTGGAGCAAATCCACCGGCCTCCCTCTTTACAACGCCATCGTCTGGATGGACGCCCGCACCAGCTCCATCTGCAA GAGGTTGGAGAAGGAATTGTCGGGTGGGAGGAACCATTTTGTGGAGACATGTGGATTGCCGATCAGCACCTACTTCAGTGCCCTCAAGATCTTGTGGCTGATGGAGAATGTGGATGCGGTCAGGGAGGCGGTCCGATCAGGGGACGCCTTGTTCGGCACCATCGACACCTGGACGATTTGGAACCTCACCGGCGGCTGCGGTCGAGGGTTGCATGCCACCGACTGCTCGAACGCTGCCCGGACCATGCTCATGGACCTCAAGACCCTGGACTGGGACAGGCCGACGTTGGAGACCCTGCGGATTCCTATCGAGATATTGCCCAAGATCGTCAGCAACTCGGAGATTGTAGGTGCCATTGCCGACGGCTGGCCGCTTTCTGGCGTCCCGATCGCCGGCTGTCTCGGGGACCAGCATGCTGCAATGCTAGGCCAATTGTGTCGCAAGGGGCAGGCCAAGAGCACTTACGGCACTGGAGCCTTCATTCTTCTCAACACCGGCGAGGAGGTTGTCGGATCATCCCATGGGCTGCTCAGCACGATTGCTTACAAGCTAGGTCCCAATGCGCCGACGAATTATGCGTTGGAAGGGTCGATAGCAATTGCGGGCGCAGCTGTCCAGTGGCTGAGGGATGGGCTCGGGATCATCCGGACTGCGGGGGAGATCGAAAAGATGGCGGAGTCGGTGGAGAACTCGGGAGGGGTGTACTTTGTGCCGGCGTTCAATGGATTGTTCGCACCATGGTGGAAGGAGGATGCAAGAGGAGTGTGCGTAGGGATCACGAGGTTCACAAACAAGGGGCACCTTGCTCGGGCAGTGCTGGAGAGCATGTGCTTTCAGGTGAATGATGTGCTCAATTCGATGCATAAGGAtgcaggggagggaggagaagcAAGGAGCAAGGAAGGGGAATTCTTGCTTCGGGTTGATGGGGGTGCGACCATCAACAATCTTCTGATGCAGATTCAG GCTGATCTATTGGGTAGTCCAGTCGTTAGACCTGCTGATATTGAGACTACAGCCCTTGGAGCAGCATATGCAGCTGGATTAGCTGTTGGTGTCTGGACCGAAGAACAGATATTTGCTGCTGAACATAAAGAGAAGACTACTATCTTCCGCCCCAAATTGGATGAGGaacagaggaagaggaggaatgaatCTTGGTACAAAGCTGTCACTAGAACTTTTGATTTGGCAGAACTCGCCATTTAG
- the LOC103699328 gene encoding receptor-like protein 1, with protein sequence MKGNIPARIFASHVSLNSVDLSNNLFDGHFSFFSFANLSKLEFINFSNNEKLFIHLDSGKFIPSFQLQYLMLSHCNLDSSILATPNFLASQYALEHLDLSSSNLTGNFSNWSFENLTNLEMLNLRNNSIMGEFQLPKHPKTNIFVVDLSMNSLSGSIPVNFGTMFPLMMALNLSSNNLSGKVPSLDNMSLLEYLDLSNNNLSGELPTRLLIGCSKLFILKLSNNKLQGELPRYPQASFIYLDGNNFTGTLSSFVSNKQFVALDVHNNQLSGVIPEDIGRVSILASLNLAGNHFHGHIPHQLCNLAWLSVLDVSHNSLSGSLPHCLPSSELLHLKFTGNAFTGTIPSSYFSISSLVTLDVKNNQLSGKLPRQIGERISLEILILGGNSLEGTIPIELCKIQSLHILDLSQNNLSGGIPSCFGKMHFKQLASIYYTYMDRYNRLNMSFDAPGMHYTYTNRDSNEKLVVELNIKGNLCPYVLDHSLLMSTIDLSANKLTGHIPPEIGNLNELVQLNLSHNQLTGPIPETFSKLGQIESLDISHNRLSGVIPWQLTQLTFLGVFSVAYNNLSGYIPDVKGQLSTFDVSSYVGNIGLHGPPLEKTCTSDSGPTKVEENQDDSRVVDDAIFFAILAASFVAGFWGCIAFLLCHHSGQNIQSILDGYVDYLTDRILMAAHKRARMQRNRR encoded by the coding sequence ATGAAGGGTAATATTCCAGCACGCATCTTCGCCAGTCATGTTTCACTAAACTCTGTAGATCTTTCCAACAACCTATTTGATGggcatttttcatttttctcctTTGCGAATCTTTCGAAGctagaatttatcaatttttcAAACAATGAGAAATTGTTTATACATCTTGACAGTGGAAAGTTCATTCCCTCCTTCCAGCTACAGTACCTCATGTTGTCACATTGTAACCTCGATTCAAGCATACTTGCAACACCAAACTTTCTTGCTTCTCAATATGCATTAGAACATCTTGATCTTTCTAGTAGTAACTTAACAGGAAATTTTTCAAATTGGTCGTTCGAAAATCTGACCAATCTAGAAATGCTCAACTTGAGAAACAACTCAATAATGGGCGAATTTCAACTCCCAAAGCATCCAAAGACAAACATCTTTGTTGTTGATCTCTCTATGAATTCCCTCAGTGGATCAATTCCTGTAAATTTTGGCACTATGTTTCCACTGATGATGGCCCTAAATTTATCCTCAAATAATCTAAGTGGAAAAGTCCCTTCATTGGATAACATGAGTCTATTGGAGTacttggatttgtccaataataATTTATCCGGAGAACTACCAACTCGCCTGCTGATTGGTTGCAGTAAATTGTTTATCTTGAAGCTTTCCAACAACAAATTGCAGGGGGAGCTTCCTCGATATCCTCAGGCTTCATTTATTTATCTAGATGGAAACAATTTTACCGGAACATTGTCGAGCTTTGTGTCAAACAAACAATTTGTTGCATTGGATGTCCATAATAACCAATTATCTGGTGTAATTCCAGAGGATATAGGACGTGTTTCCATACTGGCAAGCCTTAACCTCGCAGGAAATCATTTTCATGGTCATATACCACATCAGTTATGCAATCTAGCATGGCTTAGCGTGTTAGATGTATCCCATAATAGCCTCTCTGGGTCGTTACCTCATTGCTTGCCATCATCCGAACTACTGCATCTCAAGTTTACTGGGAATGCTTTCACAGGCACAATTCCAAGTAGCTATTTCAGTATTTCATCCCTTGTGACATTGGATGTCAAAAATAACCAGCTTTCAGGTAAACTGCCAAGACAGATTGGAGAAAGAATATCTTTGGAGATTCTTATTCTCGGTGGAAAttctcttgaaggcactataccAATCGAGCTATGCAAGATACAGTCTCTGCACATTCTGGACCTTTCACAAAACAATCTTTCAGGAGGGATACCCTCTTGCTTTGGCAAAATGCACTTCAAGCAACTTGCTTCAATTTATTATACATATATGGATCGATATAATAGGCTTAACATGAGCTTTGATGCTCCTGGAATGCATTATACGTATACTAACCGTGACTCAAATGAGAAACTGGTGGTAGAGCTCAACATCAAAGGCAACTTATGTCCCTATGTACTGGATCATTCACTTCTGATGTCTACAATTGATTTGTCAGCAAACAAGTTGACAGGACACATACCGCCAGAAATTGGAAATCTAAACGAGCTTGTACAATTGAATCTATCGCACAATCAGCTAACGGGTCCAATCCCAGAAACTTTCTCAAAACTTGGTCAGATTGAGAGCTTGGATATATCACACAATCGGTTGAGTGGGGTCATACCCTGGCAATTGACTCAACTAACCTTCTTGGGGGTCTTCTCAGTTGCTTACAATAACTTATCTGGATATATACCGGATGTCAAAGGCCAACTTTCTACATTTGATGTGAGTAGCTATGTAGGTAATATTGGATTACATGGGCCGCCGTTAGAGAAGACCTGCACATCTGACTCAGGTCCAACTAAAGTAGAAGAAAACCAAGATGATAGCCGTGTGGTGGATGATGCCATATTCTTTGCAATACTTGCAGCTTCTTTCGTGGCTGGCTTCTGGGGTTGCATTGCTTTTTTGTTATGTCATCACTCTGGGCAGAACATTCAAAGTATCTTGGATGGTTATGTAGACTACTTGACTGACAGAATCTTAATGGCAGCACATAAGCGGGCTCGCATGCAACGGAATCGCAGGTGA
- the LOC120105136 gene encoding receptor-like protein 1: MLKSLNLAGNHFHGHLPHHLCNLIWLSVLDVSHNSLSGSLPHCLPSFRLLHLKFAGNAFRGTIPSSYFNISSLVALDVSNNQLSGKLPRQIGEKISLKILVLGGNSLEGTVPIELCKLQSLQILDLSHNNLSGRIPSCFGKMHFKQPHSIYYSYFSRDMYSLSFLSLGMPYPTYNLNYIYMDGDPIETLAVELITKGHLYAYRTDHSLLMSTIDLSANKLTGNIPPEIGNLNELVQLNLSHNQLTGPIPETFSKLGQIESLDISHNRLSGVIPWQLTQLNFLGVFSVAYNNLSGCIPDVKGQLSTFEVSSYVGNIGLHGPPLEKTCTSDSSPTKVEENQDDSRVVDDAIFFAILAASFVAGLWGCIAFLLCHHSGQNIQSILDGYVDSLTDRILMAAHKRARMQRNRR, translated from the coding sequence ATGCTGAAAAGCCTTAACCTCGCAGGAAATCATTTTCATGGTCATTTGCCACATCATTTATGCAATCTAATATGGCTTAGCGTGTTAGACGTATCCCATAATAGCCTCTCTGGGTCGTTACCTCATTGCTTGCCATCATTCAGACTACTGCATCTCAAGTTTGCTGGGAATGCTTTTAGAGGCACAATTCCAAGTAGCTATTTCAATATTTCATCCCTTGTAGCATTGGATGTCAGCAATAACCAGCTTTCAGGTAAACTCCCAAGACAGATAGGGGAAAAAATATCTTTAAAGATTCTTGTTCTTGGTGGAAATTCTCTTGAAGGCACTGTACCAATTGAGCTATGCAAGCTACAGTCTTTGCAAATTCTGGACCTTTCACATAACAATCTTTCAGGAAGGATACCATCTTGCTTTGGCAAAATGCACTTCAAGCAACCTCATTCAATatattattcatatttttctagaGATATGTATTCCCTGAGCTTTTTATCTCTTGGAATGCCATATCCCACCTataatttaaattatatatatatggacgGTGACCCAATTGAGACACTGGCGGTAGAGCTCATCACCAAAGGCCACTTATATGCCTACCGAACAGATCATTCGCTTCTGATGTCTACAATTGATTTGTCAGCAAACAAGTTGACAGGAAACATACCGCCAGAAATTGGAAATCTAAACGAGCTTGTACAATTGAATCTCTCGCACAATCAGCTGACAGGTCCAATCCCAGAAACTTTCTCAAAACTTGGTCAGATTGAGAGCTTGGATATATCACACAATCGGTTGAGTGGTGTCATACCCTGGCAATTGACTCAACTAAACTTCTTGGGGGTCTTCTCAGTTGCTTACAATAACTTATCTGGATGTATACCGGATGTCAAAGGCCAACTTTCTACATTTGAGGTGAGTAGCTATGTAGGTAATATTGGATTACATGGGCCGCCGTTGGAGAAGACCTGCACATCTGACTCAAGTCCAACTAAAGTAGAAGAAAACCAAGATGATAGCCGTGTGGTGGATGATGCCATCTTCTTTGCAATACTTGCAGCTTCTTTCGTGGCTGGCTTATGGGGTTGCATTGCTTTCTTGTTATGTCATCACTCTGGGCAGAACATTCAAAGTATCTTGGATGGTTATGTAGACTCCTTGACTGACAGAATCTTAATGGCAGCACATAAGCGGGCTCGCATGCAACGGAATCGCAGGTGA
- the LOC103698575 gene encoding receptor-like protein 9b, with translation MCIRQSHYIIHFAMENCHYFVTCLRLAILLWTSLIVVLCSSSPSIGCPLEEYEALLKLRSSLNQYSTSPATWGRGRDCCLWERVTCNNNTRQVSKLRLSSLVESDQLQNWRLNFSIFSNFHELRQLNLANNQIIGSLSHMDISGLRKLEILDLTNNLLTESIPLSFKNLTSLRVLKLGSNMLNGTLDVEGITELKKLEILDLSSNGLTGTISLSFKNLSSLNALYLGGNMLNDTLDVEGISGLRKLEILDLSNSGLIRTTPLSFKNLSSLSALYLGGNMLNDPLDVEGISRLRKLEILDLSDNGLTRTIPLSFKNLSSLSILYLDSNMLNGTLDVEGITGLRKLEILDLSDNELTGTIPLSFQNLFSLRVLYLQGNMLNGIVQMEGLSRLQNLCVLDLSYNQLNGIHPLSLEKLVSLQRLDLSHNILKGNVPPHIFAGLVSLQYLDLSYNLFDGHFSFSSFGNLSKLNIIDLSNNEELFIHLDHGKFVPSFQLWYLKLSHCNLDASTLATPAFLSSQHQLAFLDLSHSNLTGNFPYWLFENLTGLIGLKLRNNSIRGAFQLPKHLNTSMYVLDLSMNLLSGSIPTDIGTIFPQMVTLNLSSNDLTGNIPSSLGNMSYLELLDLSHNNLSGELPTGLIIGCPQLILLKLGNNSLHGKMFGTNYGHPSLIIVYLDGNKFTGPLPSNLSFYQKLGTLDVHNNQLSGIIPESIGLVSDLAYLNLGGNDFHGEIPNHLCNLTWLQSLDLSHNNLSGLLPHCFQSSELLHLKFAGNALTGTIPSSYFNIPSLKALDISNNQLSGKLPTKIGEKMSLQILVLSGNSLEGRIPIELCNLRSLHILDLSKNNLSGSIPSCFGKMHFTKPNSANTDLSIEMGFDGVLGFYVSVILMVDLITKGNSYAYPTDHLLLMSAIDLSANKLTENIPPEIGNLNGLVQLNLSQNQLTGPIPKTFSKLSQIECLDISHNQLSGVIPSQLTQLNFLEVFSVAYNNLSGCTPDFKDQFATFNVSCYEGNIGLHGPPMEKTCTSDSSPTVPPEVEENQDCSVEDDAIFFAILAVSFVVSFWGCIAFLLSHHTGQHIRSMLDGYMDSLIERILIAAHKRTRMQ, from the exons ATGTGCATCAGACAATCACATTACATCATTCACTTCGCTATGGAGAATTGCCACTACTTTGTCACCTGCTTGAGGCTGGCAATTTTGTTATGGACATCACTGATTGTAGTCCTATGCAGCAGCAGCCCCAGCATCGGGTGTCCTTTGGAGGAGTATGAAGCTCTGTTAAAGCTTAGATCTTCTCTAAATCAATATAGCACTTCACCAGCTACATGGGGAAGAGGGCGAGACTGCTGCCTCTGGGAAAGAGTGACCTGCAACAACAACACACGACAAGTGTCAAAGCTCAGACTTTCAAGCCTCGTAGAATCTGACCAACTTCAGAATTGGCGATTGAATTTCAGCATTTTTTCCAACTTTCACGAGCTCCGACAGCTTAACTTGGCTAACAATCAAATTATAGGATCGTTATCACACATGG acatatcggGATTGAGAAAGTTGGAAATCCTTGATCTCACCAATAACTTGCTCACCGAAAGCATTCCATTATCTTTCAAAAATCTAACGTCACTTAGAGTCCTGAAGCTGGGAAGTAACATGCTAAACGGCACACTTGATGTTGAAG GCATCACAGAATTGAAAAAGTTGGAGATCCTTGATCTCAGCAGTAACGGGCTCACTGGAACTATTTCATTATCTTttaaaaatctatcttcactcaatgccTTATATTTGGGAGGCAACATGCTAAATGACACACTTGATGTGGAAG GCATCTCAGGATTGAGAAAGTTGGAGATTCTTGATCTCAGTAACAGCGGCCTCATTAGAACTACTCCATTATCTTttaaaaatctatcttcactcagtgCCCTATATTTGGGAGGCAACATGCTAAATGACCCACTTGATGTGGAAG GCATCTCAAGATTGAGAAAGTTGGAGATTCTTGATCTCAGCGATAACGGGCTCACTAGAACTATTCCATTATCTTTTAAAAATCTAAGTTCACTCAGTATCCTATATCTGGACAGCAACATGCTAAATGGCACACTTGATGTGGAAG GCATCACAGGATTAAGAAAGTTAGAGATCCTTGATCTCAGCGATAACGAGCTCACTGGAACTATTCCAttatcttttcaaaatctattttcACTTCGTGTCCTATATCTGCAAGGCAACATGCTAAATGGcatagttcaaatggaag GGCTCAGTAGACTGCAGAACCTATGTGTGTTGGATCTCTCTTACAACCAACTCAATGGAATTCATCCTTTATCTCTAGAGAAACTAGTTTCTCTTCAGCGTTTAGATCTTTCACATAACATACTGAAGGGTAATGTTCCCCCACACATCTTCGCAGGTCTTGTTTCACTTCAGTATCTAGATCTTTCTTATAACCTATTTGACGGCCATTTCTCATTTTCCTCCTTTGGTAATCTTTCAAAGCTAAACATTATTGACTTGTCAAACAATGAGGAATTATTTATACATCTAGACCATGGAAAGTTTGTTCCGTCTTTCCAACTGTGGTACCTCAAGTTGTCACATTGTAACCTTGATGCGAGCACCCTCGCAACACcggcttttctttcttctcaacaCCAGTTAGCATTTCTTGACCTTTCCCACAGTAACTTGACAGGAAATTTTCCCTATTGGTTGTTCGAAAATCTGACCGGACTAATAGGTCTCAAGTTAAGAAATAACTCAATCAGGGGGGCATTTCAATTGCCAAAGCATCTAAATACGAGCATGTATGTACTTGATCTCTCTATGAATCTCCTCAGTGGATCGATTCCTACAGACATCGGCACAATATTTCCACAGATGGTGACCCTGAATTTGTCCTCCAATGATCTAACTGGAAATATCCCTTCATCATTGGGTAACATGAGTTATCTCGAGCTTTTGGATTTGTCCCATAATAATTTATCCGGTGAACTACCAACTGGCCTGATCATTGGTTGCCCTCAATTGATTCTCTTGAAGCTTGGCAACAACAGCTTGCATGGAAAGATGTTTGGTACAAATTATGGTCATCCTTCACTTATAATTGTTTATCTAGATGGAAACAAGTTTACTGGACCATTGCCGAGCAATCTGTCATTCTACCAGAAGTTAGGAACATTGGATGTCCACAATAACCAATTATCAGGTATAATTCCAGAGAGTATAGGACTTGTTTCCGATCTGGCTTACCTCAACCTAGGAGGAAATGATTTTCATGGCGAAATACCAAATCACTTGTGTAATCTTACATGGCTTCAAAGCTTAGACTTATCCCATAATAACCTCTCTGGGTTATTACCTCATTGCTTCCAATCATCTGAACTACTGCATCTCAAGTTTGCCGGGAATGCTCTAACAGGCACAATTCCAAGTAGTTATTTCAATATTCCATCACTTAAAGCTTTGGATATCAGCAATAACCAGCTTTCAGGTAAACTGCCAACAAAGATCGGAGAAAAAATGTCTTTGCAGATTCTTGTTCTTAGTGGAAATTCACTTGAAGGCCGTATACCAATTGAGTTATGCAATCTACGGTCTTTACACATTTTGGATCTTTCGAAGAACAATCTTTCAGGATCAATACCCTCTTGCTTTGGCAAAATGCACTTCACAAAACCTAATTCAGCAAATACAGATTTGTCAATAGAAATGGGTTTCGATGGTGTATTGGGGTTTTACGTATCTGTGATATTGATGGTAGACCTCATCACCAAAGGCAACTCATATGCTTACCCAACAGATCATTTGCTTCTGATGTCTGCAATTGATTTGTCAGCAAACAAGTTGACAGAAAACATACCGCCAGAAATTGGAAATCTAAATGGGCTTGTACAATTGAATCTATCGCAGAATCAGCTAACAGGTCCAATCCCCAAAACTTTCTCGAAACTTAGTCAGATTGAGTGCTTGGATATATCACACAATCAGTTGAGTGGTGTTATACCTTCGCAATTGACTCAACTAAACTTCTTGGAGGTCTTCTCAGTTGCTTACAATAACCTATCTGGATGTACACCAGATTTCAAAGACCAATTTGCCACATTCAATGTGAGTTGCTATGAAGGTAATATTGGATTACATGGGCCGCCAATGGAGAAGACTTGTACATCTGACTCAAGTCCAACTGTGCCACCTGAAGTAGAAGAAAACCAAGATTGCAGTGTGGAGGATGATGCCATCTTCTTTGCAATACTTGCAGTTTCATTTGTGGTTAGCTTCTGGGGCTGTATTGCTTTTTTGCTATCTCATCACACTGGGCAGCACATTCGCAGTATGTTGGATGGTTATATGGACTCCTTAATTGAAAGGATCTTAATAGCAGCACATAAGCGGACTCGCATGCAGTAG